ACGCTGCCCGGCGTGCGCAATGTGAACATCCCGCTCACCGATCCGGCCGATGGCGCGGAGTTCTGGACGATGGTGCGCGAGGGCGAGCTCGACCAGCTGCGTGCCGCGCTCGGCGACGGCAAGGCCGCGGCCCGTATGGCCAAGACCTACCGCCACATCATCACCACCCGTACCGAGGACCACGCCAGGGTGCTGAATGCGCTGGCCGACGACAGCGTTCCCGCGCTGATGCACTGTGCGGCCGGCAAGGACCGCGCGGGCCTGTCCATCGCCGTGACCCTGCTCGCGATCGGGGTGGAGCGGGACGCCATCGAGGCGGACTACCTCAAGTCCAACGACCCCCACCGGCGCTACAAGATCCGCCGCTCCGACAACTCCGCGGTCGGGATGTCGCAGGAGGTCATGGA
This portion of the Streptomyces caniferus genome encodes:
- a CDS encoding tyrosine-protein phosphatase, encoding MTQQTPQVPQAQPELTEVRNFRDVGGLPTVDGRRVREGRLFRSGHLAHATEADAAFLAGLGLHTVFDFRNASDIKLEGPDVTLPGVRNVNIPLTDPADGAEFWTMVREGELDQLRAALGDGKAAARMAKTYRHIITTRTEDHARVLNALADDSVPALMHCAAGKDRAGLSIAVTLLAIGVERDAIEADYLKSNDPHRRYKIRRSDNSAVGMSQEVMELLAPLFGAHTDYLAAAYDAIERTWGSTEKYLTDGLKLTPATRDRLRDRLLTD